The following proteins are co-located in the Echinicola sp. 20G genome:
- a CDS encoding WG repeat-containing protein: MMKRFLLLAWIVLLFAPAAWSQIEFDQIANFGSRGISNLALVRKGNHFGMIDNQGNLVIPVEYESIGQFGANGVSGLALVRKRNYYGLIDTHGKLIVPVEYESIGRFGANGVSGFASVRKRNYYGLIDTHGKLIVPVEYESIGRFGANGVSGFASVRKRNYYGLIDTHGKLVVPVEYESIGRFGANGVSGFASVRKRNYYGLIDTHGKLIVPVEYESIGRFGANGVSGFASVRKRNYYGLIDTHGKLVVPVEYESIGRFGANGVSGFALVRKRNYYGLIDTHGKLIVPVEYESIGRFGANGVSGFASVRKRNNYGLIDTNGKLIVPIEYESIGNYGVYNPKWALVKKNDKFGFINLEGEVVVPVRYDDPNDVE; this comes from the coding sequence ATGATGAAGAGATTTTTATTGCTTGCTTGGATTGTATTACTATTTGCGCCCGCTGCATGGTCACAAATTGAGTTTGATCAAATAGCTAATTTCGGGTCTAGAGGGATTTCAAACTTAGCTTTAGTACGGAAAGGTAATCATTTTGGTATGATTGATAATCAGGGCAATTTGGTTATTCCGGTAGAATATGAGAGCATTGGGCAATTTGGAGCGAATGGAGTTTCCGGCTTAGCCTTGGTCCGAAAAAGAAACTACTATGGCCTGATCGATACCCATGGCAAGTTGATCGTCCCTGTTGAGTATGAAAGTATTGGGAGGTTTGGAGCGAATGGAGTTTCCGGGTTTGCTTCGGTCCGAAAAAGAAACTACTATGGCCTGATCGATACCCATGGCAAGTTGATCGTCCCTGTTGAGTATGAAAGTATTGGGAGGTTTGGAGCGAATGGAGTTTCCGGGTTTGCTTCGGTCCGAAAAAGAAACTACTATGGCCTGATCGATACCCATGGCAAGTTGGTCGTCCCTGTTGAGTATGAAAGTATTGGGAGGTTTGGAGCGAATGGAGTTTCCGGGTTTGCTTCGGTCCGAAAAAGAAACTACTATGGCCTGATCGATACCCATGGCAAGTTGATCGTCCCTGTTGAGTATGAAAGTATTGGGAGGTTTGGAGCGAATGGAGTTTCCGGGTTTGCTTCGGTCCGAAAAAGAAACTACTATGGCCTGATCGATACCCATGGCAAGTTGGTCGTCCCTGTTGAGTATGAAAGTATTGGGAGGTTTGGAGCGAATGGAGTTTCCGGGTTTGCTTTGGTCCGAAAAAGAAATTACTATGGCCTGATCGATACCCATGGCAAGTTGATCGTCCCTGTTGAGTATGAAAGTATTGGGAGGTTTGGAGCGAATGGAGTTTCCGGGTTTGCTTCGGTCCGAAAAAGAAACAACTATGGCCTGATTGATACAAATGGAAAATTGATTGTCCCCATTGAATATGAAAGTATTGGCAACTATGGCGTTTACAATCCGAAATGGGCGTTGGTGAAGAAAAATGACAAGTTTGGCTTTATCAATTTAGAAGGAGAGGTGGTAGTGCCCGTCAGGTATGATGATCCAAATGATGTGGAGTAA
- a CDS encoding sulfatase: protein MKCSMRLTYSIVGLLIAMNLIACSEKATPPPNILFIAIDDLRPELGCYGKDYVHSPNLDQLAGESYLFKNHYVTVPTCGASRYNLLTSQLPKDRGDLSNMVAAKEISEKYIASDTAASAKPETFIHALRNNGYYTVGMGKISHHPDGYVYGYNEPRSNQLELPNSWDEMLFDAGKWGTGHNAFFGYADGSNRNGMKKQVKPYESADVEDEGYPDALTANLAINKLKELKEKGQPFFLGVGFFKPHLPFTAPKKYWDLYEEEKIPLAPFPAIPENSSKASLQASGELNQYLLGEEKAGLDSAVSDAYARKLRHGYLAAVSYVDAQVGKLMDELEKQGLAENTIVVVWGDHGWHLGDQLTWGKHTVFDVALQSVLMIKRPGQNGGNIEQVVSTTDIYPTLLELAGVKMDYAVDGESMKPLMAQPQEATWRNTAYSYFKNGISLRTPRYRITKYFRKQAPEIELYDHQEDPYETKNIAAKKPEVVEALMSLLEKGNTGIYRK from the coding sequence ATGAAGTGCTCAATGAGATTGACTTATTCAATAGTGGGGCTTTTGATAGCCATGAACCTGATAGCCTGCTCTGAAAAAGCGACTCCTCCTCCCAATATTTTATTCATTGCCATTGATGACCTTAGGCCTGAACTGGGCTGCTATGGTAAAGACTATGTCCACTCTCCAAACCTAGATCAGTTGGCCGGAGAAAGCTATTTGTTTAAAAACCATTATGTAACAGTTCCTACTTGCGGAGCTTCTAGGTATAACCTCCTTACGAGCCAACTTCCAAAAGATAGGGGCGATCTCAGCAATATGGTTGCTGCTAAGGAAATTTCAGAAAAATACATAGCATCGGATACCGCTGCGAGTGCCAAGCCAGAGACCTTCATTCACGCGCTTCGAAACAATGGCTATTATACGGTGGGAATGGGTAAAATTTCCCATCATCCTGATGGTTATGTGTATGGTTATAATGAGCCAAGAAGCAATCAGCTTGAACTGCCCAACAGCTGGGACGAGATGCTTTTTGATGCAGGAAAGTGGGGTACTGGGCACAATGCCTTCTTTGGCTATGCAGATGGAAGCAATAGAAATGGCATGAAAAAACAAGTGAAGCCCTATGAGTCCGCAGATGTGGAGGATGAAGGCTATCCAGATGCCCTGACTGCTAATCTAGCTATTAATAAGTTAAAAGAGCTAAAGGAGAAAGGCCAGCCTTTTTTTCTTGGAGTTGGTTTTTTTAAGCCTCACCTACCCTTTACCGCTCCGAAAAAATATTGGGACCTATATGAGGAGGAAAAGATTCCTTTGGCACCCTTTCCTGCTATTCCGGAAAATTCTTCCAAGGCAAGTTTACAAGCCAGTGGAGAGCTAAACCAGTATTTGCTTGGAGAGGAAAAAGCCGGGCTGGACAGCGCCGTGTCAGATGCCTATGCCAGAAAGTTACGTCACGGTTACTTGGCAGCGGTGAGTTATGTGGACGCACAAGTAGGAAAATTGATGGATGAACTGGAAAAACAAGGTTTGGCAGAAAATACAATTGTGGTGGTTTGGGGTGACCATGGTTGGCATTTGGGCGACCAACTGACTTGGGGAAAACATACTGTCTTTGATGTAGCCTTGCAAAGTGTGTTGATGATCAAACGTCCGGGGCAAAATGGTGGAAATATTGAGCAGGTGGTCAGCACCACGGATATATACCCTACCCTACTGGAATTGGCAGGTGTAAAAATGGACTATGCGGTGGATGGAGAAAGCATGAAGCCACTGATGGCACAGCCCCAGGAAGCTACTTGGAGGAATACGGCTTACAGCTATTTCAAAAATGGTATTTCATTGAGGACACCTCGTTATAGAATTACCAAATATTTCAGGAAGCAAGCCCCCGAGATTGAACTTTACGACCATCAGGAAGATCCCTACGAGACCAAAAACATAGCAGCCAAAAAGCCTGAGGTGGTGGAAGCACTGATGTCTTTATTAGAAAAAGGGAATACGGGGATCTATCGGAAATAG
- a CDS encoding helix-turn-helix domain-containing protein — MLIKFIVLFWGIMGVDSPLLATSKVEEEKSSSNFIEIQANQIDHQIPILKYHNGIFPSFDYENWSGESNLQLSVNTPTSLIIPSAERNKFMLTKVIGLALFGLFLIWGFVWVKLIIEKDQKTTYSIKQFEEALLQRPDSLSPVLVVEANKSLTFNLINWQIDALFVANYHEAQELLQSYCPDLIICDASNRKNSSIHLLRLIRSSAALKHIHVCLLGEEQNYEQKLYALVHGADEFLSIQMDPKELKTRISNLVNHFKAIRQHYQGISDKDIKAGTSLPNPYSIDKQFVANVYQSILEHYHDDSFNVSKLAAMVHHSRSNLFRKVKELTGQTPNSLIRLVRIEKSAQLLKSKAGTISEIAFSSGFSSLSYFSKVFTATYGTSPKNYMETQHESGTLDDITSF; from the coding sequence TTGCTCATAAAATTCATTGTACTCTTTTGGGGCATAATGGGGGTGGACTCTCCATTACTCGCTACAAGCAAAGTAGAAGAAGAAAAAAGTTCTAGTAATTTCATTGAAATCCAAGCAAACCAAATTGATCATCAAATCCCCATTTTAAAATACCATAATGGGATCTTTCCTTCCTTTGACTATGAAAACTGGTCCGGAGAATCCAACCTTCAGCTTTCTGTCAATACTCCTACTTCCCTAATAATCCCATCCGCTGAGCGTAATAAATTTATGTTGACAAAGGTCATAGGATTGGCGCTGTTTGGGCTTTTCCTGATTTGGGGCTTTGTGTGGGTAAAGTTAATTATTGAAAAAGACCAAAAAACAACCTATTCCATTAAGCAGTTTGAAGAAGCCCTACTGCAAAGGCCAGATTCCCTTTCACCCGTGCTGGTGGTGGAAGCCAATAAAAGCCTTACATTCAACCTGATCAACTGGCAAATAGACGCCTTATTTGTGGCCAATTACCACGAAGCCCAAGAACTTCTCCAAAGTTATTGCCCGGATTTGATCATTTGTGATGCAAGTAACCGTAAAAACTCAAGTATCCATCTGCTAAGGCTAATTCGCTCATCAGCTGCGCTTAAACACATTCATGTCTGCTTGCTTGGTGAAGAGCAGAATTATGAGCAAAAACTATACGCTTTAGTCCATGGAGCTGATGAGTTCTTATCCATCCAAATGGATCCTAAAGAACTTAAAACGCGCATCTCCAATTTGGTCAATCATTTTAAGGCCATCCGACAGCACTATCAGGGTATCTCTGACAAAGACATTAAGGCAGGAACCAGTTTACCCAACCCTTATTCCATAGACAAGCAATTTGTGGCCAATGTGTACCAATCCATCTTGGAGCACTATCATGATGATAGTTTTAACGTAAGCAAACTGGCTGCAATGGTTCACCATAGCCGCTCCAATCTCTTTCGAAAAGTGAAGGAACTTACAGGACAAACACCTAATTCCCTGATCCGATTGGTCAGGATTGAAAAAAGCGCCCAATTGTTGAAATCCAAGGCCGGAACCATCAGTGAAATTGCTTTTTCATCTGGCTTCAGCAGCCTATCCTATTTTTCCAAAGTTTTTACCGCTACCTACGGAACCAGTCCTAAAAACTACATGGAAACCCAGCATGAAAGTGGGACATTGGACGATATTACAAGTTTTTGA
- a CDS encoding DNA mismatch repair protein — MTVDFRTTNATEELRTCKQKMASLALSRLVLFFALGAVVIVGLTEIKWLLLLFFPLSALFIYFILLFNLQKDRQAFLKAVLQMEKDAVMRQKRELGSFDKGEVFKDKQHPFCNDLDLFGDHSLFQLIDHTVGEGGKALLADWMKAQADPELAEKRFPAIRELSREKVFVRNFEAIGKAFMKEEKSKKAFYQWLKEPQAWKSFYFLPMVAGPSVGILLLFAWLFAGWSIAYISAWILLGLLALGMIFKPLLRASKVMPDEGDLKTLTAWARELEKLSFDDPYLKKLQSPVFEKSYKASVALKSLEQRSFMVQNRINMIYLIFNLLFWIDFIALFRLERWKQKHAGHMQAWETVFQEWQVLVSLAAFTNEEELDCRVEWTDSLSLEVENLKHPLLRHETCVGNDFKMEENQKTVLLTGSNMSGKTTFMRTLGINLVLVNLGLSPFATKFVTGPFQLFTSMRNTDNLGESVSSFYAELARIKGLLDQAEKQLPIFFLLDEILKGTNTTDRVMGSEALIQQLAESHSKGIISTHDIELSELDNKIPTLVNYSFHSDIKDNEILFDYKIKKGPCPSFNAHKLMELMGIRFQY; from the coding sequence ATGACCGTAGACTTTAGAACCACCAACGCCACAGAAGAGCTTCGGACTTGCAAACAAAAAATGGCCAGCTTGGCACTAAGCCGGTTGGTCTTATTCTTTGCCTTAGGGGCAGTCGTCATCGTAGGTCTTACAGAGATCAAATGGCTCTTGTTATTGTTCTTTCCACTCAGTGCCCTCTTCATTTATTTTATCCTGTTGTTTAACCTGCAGAAGGACCGTCAGGCCTTTCTCAAAGCGGTTCTCCAAATGGAGAAGGACGCTGTTATGCGACAAAAGAGGGAGCTAGGCTCTTTTGATAAGGGAGAGGTTTTTAAGGATAAGCAACACCCATTTTGCAATGACCTGGATTTGTTTGGGGATCATTCCCTGTTTCAGCTGATTGACCATACCGTGGGTGAAGGAGGAAAAGCACTATTGGCAGATTGGATGAAGGCACAAGCTGATCCGGAGTTAGCCGAAAAACGCTTTCCCGCGATTCGGGAGCTTTCCAGAGAAAAGGTTTTTGTGCGGAACTTCGAGGCCATCGGTAAGGCTTTTATGAAGGAAGAGAAGTCCAAGAAGGCTTTTTACCAATGGCTTAAAGAGCCTCAAGCTTGGAAATCATTTTATTTTCTGCCTATGGTCGCCGGGCCATCGGTTGGCATTTTGCTGTTGTTTGCCTGGTTATTTGCCGGTTGGTCCATTGCCTATATCAGTGCCTGGATTTTACTTGGATTGTTGGCATTGGGGATGATTTTCAAGCCGCTGTTACGGGCAAGTAAAGTCATGCCCGATGAAGGGGATTTAAAGACCCTGACCGCTTGGGCCAGGGAATTGGAGAAGCTGTCGTTTGATGATCCCTACCTTAAAAAATTGCAAAGCCCGGTTTTTGAGAAGTCTTACAAGGCCTCTGTGGCGCTGAAGTCCCTGGAACAGCGGAGTTTTATGGTGCAAAATCGCATCAACATGATATACCTGATTTTTAACCTCTTATTTTGGATCGATTTTATCGCGCTATTCAGGTTGGAGCGTTGGAAGCAGAAACATGCTGGCCATATGCAAGCCTGGGAAACTGTTTTTCAGGAATGGCAGGTTTTGGTTTCCTTGGCAGCCTTCACCAATGAGGAAGAACTGGATTGCCGGGTGGAATGGACGGATAGCTTATCATTGGAGGTAGAAAACCTGAAGCATCCCCTCTTACGCCATGAAACTTGCGTGGGGAATGATTTCAAGATGGAAGAAAATCAAAAGACGGTGTTACTCACGGGTTCCAACATGTCCGGCAAGACGACCTTTATGCGGACTTTGGGCATCAACTTGGTTTTGGTCAATTTGGGCCTAAGTCCTTTTGCCACCAAATTTGTAACTGGGCCATTTCAGCTTTTCACCAGTATGCGCAATACCGATAACCTGGGAGAAAGCGTCAGTTCATTCTATGCAGAGCTGGCAAGGATCAAAGGATTGCTCGACCAGGCCGAAAAACAGCTTCCTATTTTCTTTTTGCTGGATGAAATTCTCAAGGGAACCAATACCACAGACCGGGTGATGGGCAGTGAAGCACTGATACAACAGTTGGCCGAAAGCCATAGCAAAGGAATCATTTCCACGCATGATATTGAGTTGTCTGAGTTAGATAATAAAATCCCAACATTGGTTAACTATAGCTTCCATAGTGATATAAAAGACAATGAAATCTTATTTGATTACAAAATAAAAAAAGGGCCTTGTCCAAGCTTCAATGCCCATAAATTGATGGAATTAATGGGCATCCGTTTTCAATATTAG
- a CDS encoding lmo0937 family membrane protein has translation MNSLLYLIAVILLIGWVFGAFVYSVGGLIHILLVLAIIAILFRLIGGRSV, from the coding sequence ATGAACTCTTTATTGTATTTGATCGCAGTCATTTTATTGATCGGATGGGTATTTGGTGCCTTTGTTTATAGTGTCGGAGGTTTAATTCATATATTATTAGTATTGGCCATTATCGCCATTCTTTTCAGACTTATCGGTGGCCGATCGGTCTAA
- a CDS encoding sugar phosphate isomerase/epimerase codes for MKNRREFLIKSALGAAGLITAPSWLQGAPALIKSYGKPNSLINGVQIGCITYSFRSMPEQSAEATLKYVTDAGISAIELMGDPAEHFAGKPQLDMDRGRMYQLAGKARKGENMTAEEKAELEEMRAESEAYAKEVAEWRAKVDMKKFEELRKMYKAAGVSIYAFKPNAFGKNNTDAEVAYGMKAAKALGATHITLEHPSDEAQTLRLGKLGEKYKMTVGYHGHTQETFDFWDTAIAQSPRNGLNLDAGHYIAAGNTDLIPLIEKQHQRIMSMHTKDRQTKANGQGNLPWGTGDTPIPQLLTMMKENKYKFPATIELEYKIPEGSDAVKEVRKCLEFCERALS; via the coding sequence ATGAAAAATAGAAGAGAGTTTCTTATAAAATCAGCCTTAGGTGCAGCAGGATTGATTACTGCTCCATCATGGCTTCAGGGGGCACCGGCTTTGATCAAATCATATGGTAAACCCAATTCCCTGATCAATGGGGTGCAAATAGGCTGCATCACCTATTCATTCCGGTCAATGCCCGAGCAAAGTGCAGAGGCTACCTTAAAATATGTGACAGATGCGGGCATCAGTGCCATCGAATTGATGGGTGATCCTGCTGAGCACTTTGCCGGAAAACCTCAATTAGATATGGACAGGGGCCGAATGTATCAGTTGGCAGGCAAGGCCCGAAAGGGAGAAAACATGACAGCTGAAGAAAAAGCGGAATTGGAGGAGATGAGAGCTGAAAGTGAAGCTTATGCAAAGGAAGTAGCGGAGTGGAGGGCCAAGGTGGACATGAAGAAGTTCGAGGAACTGCGAAAAATGTACAAAGCCGCTGGGGTCAGCATCTACGCCTTTAAGCCCAATGCTTTTGGAAAGAATAATACCGATGCAGAAGTGGCCTATGGAATGAAAGCGGCCAAAGCTTTAGGCGCCACCCATATTACCTTGGAGCATCCTTCAGATGAAGCCCAAACGCTGCGCTTGGGCAAACTGGGTGAAAAATACAAAATGACAGTAGGCTACCATGGTCATACCCAAGAGACATTTGACTTTTGGGATACGGCCATCGCCCAAAGCCCGAGAAACGGTTTGAACCTAGATGCAGGACATTATATTGCTGCAGGAAATACGGATTTGATTCCTTTGATCGAGAAGCAACATCAGCGCATCATGAGCATGCACACCAAAGACCGACAAACCAAAGCCAATGGGCAGGGGAATTTGCCTTGGGGAACCGGAGATACTCCCATTCCTCAATTGCTTACCATGATGAAGGAAAACAAATACAAATTTCCGGCTACCATAGAATTGGAATACAAAATTCCAGAGGGATCAGATGCGGTTAAAGAGGTGAGAAAGTGCCTTGAGTTTTGTGAAAGAGCCCTTTCTTGA
- a CDS encoding RDD family protein — protein MENKDHISFAVQEFPPLLNRIKAAMIDLIIILIIFSLSSILIDVLGDPPNWVRGMIFIFSIYLYEPMMLTFFGGTLGHLLLGLRIRRMENQHDKLNIFQASGRFLVKYLLSWISFLTVATNSKKRAIHDLASGSIVLYK, from the coding sequence ATGGAAAATAAAGACCATATCAGTTTTGCTGTGCAAGAATTTCCACCCTTGCTCAACCGGATCAAGGCTGCGATGATAGATTTAATCATCATACTGATTATTTTCAGTCTATCTTCAATATTGATAGATGTATTGGGAGATCCCCCAAATTGGGTTCGTGGAATGATCTTTATTTTTTCTATTTATCTCTATGAGCCCATGATGCTCACTTTTTTTGGAGGGACACTAGGACATTTATTGTTAGGGCTCCGAATTAGAAGAATGGAAAATCAGCATGACAAATTGAATATTTTTCAGGCATCAGGAAGGTTTTTGGTCAAGTACCTTTTGAGCTGGATATCTTTTCTCACTGTGGCCACTAACAGTAAAAAGAGAGCCATACATGATTTGGCGAGTGGCTCGATAGTTTTGTACAAATAA
- a CDS encoding rhomboid family intramembrane serine protease translates to MAFGLPPRYEEYYRYQDIEDTHFLVLTYESAKQLGWNIVQVGEDSLRIYTKYSLSSWSEEITVSIRKGRAYIKSECMGHQWMDWGKNSRNVKHLIQKIEKNQKAIDAEELGMRFDQLKEDFTQEEIPNPKEKMSSVLSFFIPVKDYFVTPIILHLNVLIFLIMVLSGVNIFLPESKDLLDWGANYRPMTLEGEWWRLLSSCFVHIGVLHLLLNMYALMYIGLMLEPYLGKTRLLAAYLLAGVAGSVASLWWNELVISAGASGAIFGLYGVFIALLTTNLIHKSTRKTLMASILIFVVYNLLNGLKPESGIDNAAHIGGLLAGLAIGYGFVPSIRNNGNIKLKHLTIASISFLLFISSYIVYASIPNDIGNYDKKMERFASLESMALEFYSMPETTPKDELLTELKDRGIYYWNENLQLLDSMEQMDLPMVLAMRNGKLKTYCQLRIKSYELIYKAIEEDTDQYRNEITKCNQQIDRIISDLTEGLE, encoded by the coding sequence ATGGCATTTGGACTTCCACCCAGATATGAAGAATATTATAGGTATCAGGATATTGAAGATACCCACTTTTTGGTCTTGACTTATGAATCTGCAAAACAGCTCGGTTGGAATATTGTCCAAGTTGGAGAAGATTCCCTTCGCATCTACACCAAGTACTCTCTAAGTTCTTGGAGTGAAGAGATCACGGTATCGATCAGAAAGGGAAGGGCCTATATTAAGAGTGAATGTATGGGTCACCAATGGATGGATTGGGGTAAAAACAGCCGAAATGTAAAGCATTTGATTCAAAAGATTGAAAAGAACCAAAAAGCAATTGATGCTGAAGAGCTAGGAATGAGGTTTGACCAGCTCAAAGAAGATTTTACTCAAGAGGAAATACCCAATCCAAAGGAAAAGATGTCGAGTGTCCTTTCCTTTTTCATTCCAGTCAAAGACTATTTTGTTACCCCTATTATACTCCATTTAAATGTGTTGATTTTCTTGATCATGGTATTGTCAGGAGTCAATATATTTTTGCCAGAAAGCAAGGATTTATTGGACTGGGGCGCTAATTATCGTCCCATGACTTTGGAAGGAGAATGGTGGAGGTTGCTTTCTTCCTGTTTTGTCCACATTGGAGTCCTCCATTTACTGCTGAACATGTATGCGTTAATGTACATTGGCTTGATGTTGGAACCCTATTTGGGCAAAACCAGGCTTTTGGCAGCTTATTTATTAGCAGGTGTGGCAGGGAGTGTGGCCAGTTTATGGTGGAATGAACTTGTCATCAGTGCTGGAGCATCAGGTGCCATCTTTGGACTTTATGGGGTTTTTATTGCGTTACTGACCACCAACCTGATTCACAAATCAACTCGCAAAACACTTATGGCCAGTATCTTGATTTTTGTGGTCTACAACCTTTTGAATGGCCTCAAACCTGAAAGCGGCATTGATAATGCAGCCCATATTGGAGGATTATTGGCTGGGCTGGCTATTGGTTACGGCTTTGTTCCCAGTATAAGAAACAATGGAAATATAAAGTTAAAGCACCTGACGATCGCCTCTATTTCCTTTTTGCTGTTTATTTCTTCCTATATCGTGTATGCCAGCATTCCCAATGACATTGGCAATTATGATAAAAAAATGGAACGCTTTGCTTCGCTAGAGTCGATGGCGTTGGAGTTTTACAGCATGCCTGAAACTACCCCCAAAGACGAACTACTAACTGAATTGAAAGACAGGGGGATTTATTATTGGAACGAAAATCTCCAATTGTTGGATAGTATGGAGCAAATGGATTTGCCCATGGTGCTTGCCATGAGAAATGGTAAGCTAAAGACTTACTGCCAACTCCGGATCAAGTCTTATGAGCTTATTTATAAGGCGATAGAAGAAGATACAGATCAATATCGAAATGAAATCACTAAATGCAACCAGCAGATAGATCGGATCATTTCAGATCTGACAGAAGGTTTGGAATGA
- a CDS encoding 5-(carboxyamino)imidazole ribonucleotide synthase yields the protein MQDNYQQKTLGILGGGQLGRMVIQSAISYNIDIHILDPDANAPCKHICQAFTQGKLTDYDTVYQFGQNCDIITIEIENVNTDALEQLAKEGKKVFPQPHIIKLIQDKREQKQFYKEQGIPTADFILTDNKEAVLANADFLPAVNKLGKEGYDGRGVQVVRTAADLDKAFEAPSLLEKLVDFDKEIAVIVSRNEQGELDAFPPVECAFHPTANLVEFLFAPAQISEAISEEAIQVAKEVITKLDMIGILAVEMFVTKEGEILVNEVAPRPHNSGHHTIEANFTSQFEQHLRSVMGMPLGNSELRMPAAMVNLLGEDGFTGDALVEGMDEAMQEKGVYIHLYGKKITKPFRKMGHVTILEENVEALKAKALKVKEIIKIKA from the coding sequence GTGCAAGATAATTATCAGCAGAAGACTTTAGGAATTTTAGGTGGAGGCCAGCTTGGCCGTATGGTTATCCAGTCCGCCATTAGTTATAATATTGACATTCATATCTTAGATCCTGATGCCAATGCGCCTTGCAAGCATATTTGCCAAGCGTTTACCCAGGGGAAGCTGACGGATTATGATACGGTTTACCAGTTTGGTCAAAACTGTGATATCATCACCATTGAGATAGAAAATGTCAATACCGATGCGCTGGAGCAGTTGGCCAAAGAAGGCAAAAAAGTTTTTCCCCAGCCCCATATCATCAAGTTGATCCAAGACAAGCGAGAGCAGAAACAATTTTACAAAGAGCAGGGAATCCCTACGGCTGACTTTATCCTGACGGATAATAAAGAGGCCGTCTTGGCCAATGCAGATTTTCTTCCAGCGGTGAATAAGTTGGGAAAAGAAGGCTATGATGGTCGTGGCGTGCAGGTGGTGAGGACAGCAGCTGACTTGGACAAGGCCTTTGAAGCACCTAGTTTGTTGGAGAAATTGGTGGATTTCGACAAGGAGATTGCGGTGATAGTTTCCCGAAATGAACAGGGAGAGCTGGATGCCTTTCCTCCTGTGGAATGTGCCTTCCATCCCACTGCCAACCTGGTAGAGTTTCTCTTTGCCCCTGCGCAAATATCAGAAGCAATCAGTGAGGAGGCGATCCAGGTAGCCAAAGAAGTCATTACCAAGCTGGACATGATCGGGATTTTGGCCGTAGAGATGTTTGTGACCAAAGAAGGGGAAATCCTGGTCAATGAAGTGGCGCCAAGGCCGCACAACAGTGGCCACCATACCATTGAAGCCAACTTTACTTCGCAGTTTGAGCAGCATTTGCGTTCGGTGATGGGGATGCCTTTGGGCAACAGTGAACTGAGAATGCCTGCAGCGATGGTGAACTTACTGGGAGAAGATGGGTTTACGGGCGATGCTTTGGTGGAAGGTATGGATGAGGCCATGCAGGAAAAGGGCGTATATATCCATTTATACGGCAAGAAAATCACCAAGCCCTTCCGAAAAATGGGACATGTGACTATTTTGGAGGAAAATGTGGAGGCCTTGAAAGCCAAAGCACTTAAAGTAAAAGAAATCATTAAGATAAAAGCATAA
- a CDS encoding DNA-3-methyladenine glycosylase I codes for MSPYQINQSEKFRCPWCLGFEEYIKYHDEEWGVPVYSDKVHFEFLVLESAQAGLSWSTILKKREGYRNAFAQFDYKQVADFPDSMVQELMQDSGIIRNKMKIEAAINNARRFMEIQANVGSFTSYIWDFVGGKPIHSNIKSIGEAPATTPESDKLAKDLKSKGFKFLGSTTIYAHMQATGLVNDHLQQCFRHQEVKRMAK; via the coding sequence ATGTCTCCCTATCAAATCAACCAATCCGAAAAATTCAGGTGTCCCTGGTGTCTAGGTTTTGAAGAATATATCAAATACCATGATGAGGAGTGGGGTGTTCCGGTTTACAGTGACAAGGTTCACTTTGAGTTTTTGGTACTGGAGAGTGCCCAAGCAGGTTTAAGTTGGTCCACGATCCTGAAAAAAAGAGAGGGCTACCGTAATGCCTTTGCCCAATTCGATTACAAACAGGTTGCGGATTTTCCAGACAGCATGGTGCAGGAATTGATGCAGGACAGTGGGATCATCAGAAACAAAATGAAAATCGAAGCGGCCATCAATAATGCCCGTCGATTTATGGAAATCCAAGCCAATGTCGGCAGCTTTACCAGCTATATTTGGGATTTTGTAGGAGGTAAACCCATCCACAGCAATATCAAAAGTATCGGAGAAGCCCCAGCCACCACGCCTGAATCGGACAAATTGGCCAAGGACTTAAAGAGCAAAGGCTTTAAATTTTTGGGCAGTACCACCATTTACGCCCATATGCAAGCTACGGGCTTGGTAAATGACCATTTGCAGCAATGCTTCAGGCATCAAGAAGTAAAAAGAATGGCCAAGTAG